The following proteins are co-located in the Plasmodium vinckei vinckei genome assembly, chromosome: PVVCY_11 genome:
- a CDS encoding trafficking protein particle complex subunit 8, putative, whose product MMAHIIEEELKNIIRDIYVSPILTNSSRTVKREIAFFLGLNINELLNPLGGSDYLIIDEKENVDLSLNANININYINKNNILSEKILSNKNFKVSFIDVEDYENLKLEHIEKILIDNISYNEPQYSDIYNKSNLDAYFNKNNKDNIYTNIKYFENICLNSKIVHKDIKNDIKKRQSQYSSYNENQIVCQTVDKFNTKNKQNKYDQYINDSTASDSSEQNNITRIQKYNAFFLPWFYNYFKTSWKYMHLYNSLSVSPLGIICICSTKDNDIINLYKSMINYNIKKNNVYINSNIPKCIILLHVSNSDDDEIETDVQKIFVNIQSNFLNYKCHLLIIKARRFIDAWDKYHDNKESQINLNYHIPSSTNINNQNEDHNEHNLSTHQTVESNGKDKQPNELQPEQYIKLNHIQTFYANYLVANPFKEINNNNNISVFKNVKDIEDFQKKKKELSTDLNKIYEYINSDNVIYISKNTPLYIDNIYFCSCLNHIDIISLKMFIHNFVKTRVLSYITTITNNINNLILSNKKSIKSQLKFMWKKTKFNFTTSDAALYVAEQTSNAIMTAAQNVLAPNLDMYEGKTHLKGLQITDGKTDTPNNSQTNYSTYENESENYDKDPSSGVAGNDNYEGALAKNKEDGNIKNVSKIESAEESGIKTYNKDSLENMYKTLSDIYFILEEYELSYNILKICINEFKHSKEYAYLASLYELFSLCIFNMSNINKKDILYYLDMSYQMYYKIFYLNNMFICSILNYYMSIICDIKTDEPVNILINANFDFSCIDDKISTRNNISKLEFQINNIRSALLLEQITYSYKKPKPAKNKNIIDKSRETPIYRHSQIIEPTNLEKKLSYNTSTSSLNNDKNVFQYSMSGNDSSAMYNTKHSLEGGTQNSQNMHRDSVYAQNCQNAHRDSVYAQNKDRNSSLENIKKINLMSKIEENDQKYKSRKYLFDLTLAGHTFNKCGFKKLALFCYSKSLKKYEKKKMKHIYEHLHFMMARQAFSINLYYEALQHYICILNSISKYYEQSYILNRNIDIYSISVDKEINFIREFAYVYKIYMDKVLNLFTKPNGKQINSFSEIDSIFNDTNYEQKKNIDGHENSNASSEYNKNNPGDIIKPLNLKIPLICQRNNESLFANSIYVSKTNIYKLKKNNSINNINYFDIFENNLYKIKNYNTTIQDMYSIMTKDVNHISSDHINSLNYLFITYKNFINSIYNNSIDLENGEICAPEKGKNKQNDNIDAIEKINQNNIPIDTHSYPNKDDGFFQKSVNISPFVCIENKNLFISYTNELREKLKNSIEFSNNAQIKNIYQTNFSKQELQINNKYIQYASKGDLIFVTFTLINPLHTKVECQGTHLCAYFYNQKINQDIIVEKKILILESKESRTFTLYLRPLKHGLLFISGIVWDLFGLVKTYQNFYTHGLKQLNKRFDKMHKLKYDEIFNVDDDIQKKNKIIKKLYKENNKYIWSNNIGMIQKRSLKKTDTYEIDHRLLYYIYDKTYLFDFIFENIYSKNRKKQNNYEIDLIELLEGEEMEIKFKIVNHSSIPLTYLNLCITPCNLFTCYKVDYNDNTTFNVLENSLNSIQKCDNYKTEQNSDDSISIDNELYCEEFVDINNCSVFKQKFKNKNIQNIKIKGNLKKNDTFILYLKVDSTYSGFHKCLITMICGNDINNNPNKQTNNVSLTYPDIFLEKKESSYLFLRMLNVIPIIKLITYPLNKYNNEQNFIYFLFQNLCKNGIYLYNLHLEYNPNSTDKGKHIYTNFTETNEAKEDKNKYIKLFNFYSSNILFIKKNQTLTSLFYSDKNIMQNNMLEHHSMDHLDSLISSLHTSFFVNINWISNQSGVLKKGYIKKKVTFSNDILTFSVDPFDKDIFINNQNDKLIKIGINIHNNSNFDIFDCYVHAREMEAMHFLSTVDQVGDKESDTSFSDEDVEPVDGKYMHTDYEGQNIYEQNSEHSSEHNSDFSEIYEHITKEIINVKNQIKVDKMEEKNKIISHYSYKSTLADEINIQKNSISAKINVPKYNPITENYYKSDNNNFEVSVMNYSTLSNYKNSEHIQNKEDKLGYSLEKNNITDFSIGLTQKSKLIDKKKKKLYNLFVHNTFIHDYNNPNDFLRLTYDEINKKEKKNSEQFISMNGFTFVGIIQKHIKKIKKHTQKKIFFNILFTKEGIYNINKFHVVFKLNGEFFMFKPLNELIVQIHK is encoded by the exons ATGATGGCACATATCATCGAAGAGgagttaaaaaatattataaggGATATATACGTATCCCCTATATTGACTAATAGTAGTAGAACAGTAAAAAGAGAAATTGCATTTTTCCTCggattaaatattaatgaattaCTAAATCCATTGGGGGGATctgattatttaataattgatgaaaaagaaaatgttgATTTAAGTTTAAAtgcaaatattaatataaattatataaataaaaataatattttatctgaaaaaatattaagtaataaaaattttaaagtaTCTTTTATAGATGTAGAAGATTATGAAAATCTAAAATTAGAACacattgaaaaaatattaatagataatatttcatataatgAACCACAATATTCtgacatatataataaatctaATTTAgatgcatattttaataaaaataataaggataatatttatacaaatataaaatattttgaaaatatatgcttaaattcaaaaattgttcataaagatattaaaaatgatattaaaaaaagacaaagcCAATATTCATCCTATAATGAAAATCAAATTGTATGTCAAACAGTTGACAAATtcaatacaaaaaataaacaaaataaatatgatcaatatataaatgattcTACTGCATCTGATTCTTccgaacaaaataatataactcgtatacaaaaatataatgctttttttttgccatggttttataattattttaaaacttcatggaaatatatgcatCTATATAATAGTTTGTCTGTCTCCCCATTAGGTatcatatgcatatgtagTACCAAAGATAAcgatattattaatttatataaatctatgatcaattataatattaaaaaaaataatgtatatattaattcaaATATTCCTAAATGCATAATATTACTACATGTATCAAATAGTGACGATGATGAAATAGAAACAGATgttcaaaaaatttttgtaaacattcaatcaaattttttaaactataaatgccatttattaattataaaagcTAGAAGATTTATAGATGCATGGGATAAATATcatgataataaagaatcgcaaataaatttgaattatCATATTCCATCATCAACCAATATAAACAATCAAAATGAAGACCATAATGAACATAACTTAAGCACACACCAAACAGTAGAAAGTAATGGAAAAGACAAACAGCCAAATGAATTACAACCAGAACAATACATCAAACTAAATCATATTCAAACATTTTATGCAAACTATTTAGTTGCAAACCCttttaaagaaattaacaataataataatatatccgtttttaaaaatgttaaggATATTGAagattttcaaaaaaaaaaaaaagaattatcaactgatttaaataaaatttatgaatatataaattcagataatgtaatatatataagtaaaaataCACCTCTATATATtgacaatatatatttctgcTCATGTTTAAATCATATAgatattatatcattaaaaatgtttatacataattttgtaaagaCAAGAGTTCTTTCATATATCACTACAATcactaataatataaataaccTAATAttaagtaataaaaaaagtataaagagccaattaaaatttatgtggaaaaaaacaaagttTAATTTTACTACATCTGATGCAGCTTTATATGTTGCTGAACAAACTAGCAATGCTATTATGACAGCAGCACAAAATGTACTAGCTCCGAATTTAGACATGTATGAAGGAAAAACACATTTAAAAGGTTTGCAAATAACTGATGGGAAAACAGATACCCCTAATAATAGCCAAACAAATTATTCTACTTATGAAAATGAATcagaaaattatgataaagATCCGAGTTCTGGTGTCGCTGGAAATGATAATTATGAAGGTGCATTagctaaaaataaagaagatggaaatataaaaaatgtatcaaAAATAGAAAGTGCTGAAGAAAGTGGAATAAAAACGTATAATAAAGATTCATtagaaaatatgtataaaactTTAAgtgatatttattttattttagaaGAATATGAACtttcttataatatattaaaaatatgtataaacgAATTTAAACATAGTAAAGAATATGCTTATTTAGCAAGTctatatgaattatttagtttgtgtatttttaatatgagcaatataaataaaaaagatatattatattatcttGATATGAGCTATCAAatgtattataaaatattttatctaaACAACATGTTTATATGTTCTATacttaattattatatgtctATAATTTGTGACATTAAAACAGATGAACCAGTCAATATACTCATCAATGCAAATTTTGACTTCTCATGCATTGACGATAAAATTAGCAcaagaaataatataagcAAATTGGAATtccaaattaataatattagatCAGCTTTATTACTAGAGCAAATTACATACAGTTATAAAAAACCGAAACCcgctaaaaataaaaatataattgataAATCACGAGAAACGCCTATCTATCGTCATTCCCAAATTATAGAACCCACcaatttagaaaaaaaactatcTTATAATACTTCAACAAGTTCactaaataatgataagaATGTTTTTCAATATAGTATGTCTGGAAATGACAGTTCAGCAATGTATAATACGAAGCATAGTTTGGAAGGCGGTACACAGAATAGCCAAAACATGCACCGAGATAGTGTTTATGCACAAAATTGCCAAAACGCGCACCGAGATAGTGTTTATGCACAAAATAAGGATCGTAATTCAAGtcttgaaaatataaaaaaaataaacctAATGAGCAAaatagaagaaaatgatcaaaaatataaatccaGAAAATACTTATTCGATTTGACATTAGCTGGACATacatttaataaatgtggatttaaaaaattagctTTATTTTGCTATTCAaaatctttaaaaaaatatgaaaaaaaaaaaatgaaacatatatatgaacatttacattttatgATGGCTAGACAAGCATTTAGCATAAACCTATATTATGAAGCATTAcaacattatatatgtattttaaaTTCTATATCTAAATATTATGAGCAATCCTATATCCTTAACAgaaatatagatatatattcGATATCAGTAGATAaagaaattaattttataagaGAATTTGCATATGTCtacaaaatatacatgGATAAAGTATTAAACCTTTTTACTAAACCAAATGGAAAACAAATAAACTCATTTTCTGAAATTGATTCCATTTTTAACGACACAAATTAtgagcaaaaaaaaaatatagatggTCATGAAAATAGTAATGCATCATCCgaatataataagaatAATCCTGGTGATATTATAAAACCtttgaatttaaaaattccaTTAATTTGCCAACGAAATAATGAAAGCTTATTTGCTAATTCGATTTATGTTtctaaaacaaatatatataaattaaaaaaaaataatagtataaataatattaattattttgatatatttgaaaataatttatataaaataaaaaattataacacAACTATACAAGATATGTATAGTATTATGACAAAAGATGTAAACCATATTTCGAGTGATCATATTAattctttaaattatttatttattacttataaaaattttattaattcaaTATATAACAACTCTATAGATTTAGAAAATGGTGAAATATGTGCCCCtgaaaaagggaaaaataaacaaaacgACAACATCGATGCAATTGAAAagataaatcaaaataatatacctATTGACACACATAGCTATCCTAATAAAGATGATGgcttttttcaaaaatcgGTCAACATCTCTCCGTTTGTTTGTAtcgaaaataaaaatctgtttatttcatatacaAACGAGTTGAGAGAAAAACTTAAAAACAGTATCgaattttcaaataatgctcaaataaaaaatatatatcaaacaAATTTTTCTAAACAAGAACttcaaattaataataaatatattcaataTGCATCGAAAGGggatttaatttttgtcACATTTACTTTGATCAATCCTCTTCATACAAAAGTAGAATGTCAAGGTACACATTtatgtgcatatttttataatcaaaaaataaatcaagatattattgttgaaaaaaaaattcttaTTCTAGAATCAAAAGAATCTCGTACTTTCACTTTATATCTTCGTCCACTTAAACATGGATTACTTTTTATCTCAG GAATTGTTTGGGATCTGTTTGGACTCGTAAAGAcatatcaaaatttttacaCTCATGGATTAAAACAGTTAAACAAAAGATTCGATAAAAtgcataaattaaaatatgatgaaatatttaatgtaGATGatgatatacaaaaaaaaaataaaattattaaaaagttatataaagaaaataataaatatatatggtcaaataatataggaATGATTCAAAAGAgaagtttaaaaaaaacagataCCTACGAAATAGATCAtagattattatattatatatatgataaaacatatttatttgattttatatttgaaaatatttattcaaaaaatagaaaaaaacaaaataattatgaaattGATTTAATAGAACTATTAGAAGGTGAAGAAATGGAaatcaaatttaaaattgttaatcATTCATCAATACCATTAACATATTTGAATTTGTGTATAACACCTTGTAACTTGTTTACATGTTATAAGGTTGactataatgataatactACATTTAATGTCTTAGAGAATTCATTAAACTCGATACAAAAATgtgataattataaaacagAACAAAATAGTGATGACTCTATTTCTATTGATAACGAATTATATTGCGAAGAGTTTGTCGACATAAATAACTGTTCCGTTTTTAAGCAaaagtttaaaaataaaaatatacaaaatataaaaataaaaggaaatttaaaaaaaaatgatacatttattttatatcttaAAGTTGATTCAACATATAGTGGATTTCATAAATGTCTTATAACTATGATATGTGGAAATgacattaataataatccaAATAAACAGACAAATAATGTTTCTTTAACATACCCTGATATTTTccttgaaaaaaaagaatcaTCCTACTTATTCCTTAGAATGCTTAATGTTATACCTATAATCAAACTTATCACATAtcctttaaataaatataataatgaacaaaattttatttatttcctttttcaaaacttatgtaaaaatggaatttatttatataatttacatCTTGAATATAATCCCAATAGCACAGATAAAGgaaaacatatatacacaaaTTTTACAGAAACAAATGAAGCTAAAGaggataaaaataaatatataaaactatttaatttttattcctcaaatattttatttataaaaaaaaatcaaactCTTACATCCTTATTCTATTCAGATAAAAACATTATGCAAAACAACATGTTAGAACATCATTCCATGGATCATTTAGACAGTTTGATATCCTCCCTTCATACTTccttttttgtaaatataaattggATATCTAACCAATCTggtgttttaaaaaaaggatatataaaaaaaaaagtaaccTTTTCCAATGATATATTAACTTTTTCAGTCGATCCATTTgataaagatatatttataaataatcaaaatgacaaacttataaaaattggaaTTAACATACATAATAATTCCAATTTCGATATTTTTGATTGTTATGTACATGCTAGAGAAATGGAAGCAATGCATTTTCTATCCACAGTCGACCAAGTTGGTGATAAAGAAAGTGATACAAGTTTTAGTGATGAAGATGTAGAACCTGTAGATggtaaatatatgcatactgATTATGAGggtcaaaatatttatgaacaaaatagTGAACACAGTTCTGAACATAATTCTGATTTTTCCGAAATATATGAACATATAACCaaagaaattataaatgtcaaaaatcaaataaaagtagataaaatggaagaaaaaaataaaataatttcccACTACTCATATAAATCAACCTTAGCTGacgaaataaatattcaaaaaaattctaTAAGTGCAAAAATTAATGTACCAAAATATAATCCCATAAcagaaaattattataaaagtgACAATAACAATTTCGAAGTATCAGTTATGAACTATTCTACATTAtctaattataaaaatagtgaacatattcaaaataaGGAAGACAAATTAGGGTATAGCTtagagaaaaataatattactgATTTTTCAATAGGTCTTACACAAAAATCTAAAttaattgataaaaaaaaaaaaaaactttacAATCTTTTTGTCCATAATACCTTTATACACGATTACAACAATCCTAATGATTTTCTTCGATTAACatatgatgaaataaataaaaaagaaaagaaaaattctGAACAGTTTATTTCAATGAATGGTTTTACCTTTGTAggaataatacaaaaacatattaaaaaaatcaaaaaacacacacaaaaaaaaatattttttaatatcctttttacaaaagaaggcatttataatataaataaatttcatGTTGTGTTTAAGTTGAATGGcgaattttttatgtttaaacctttaaatgaattaattgtccaaattcataaataa